A region from the Sulfurimonas sp. genome encodes:
- a CDS encoding PAS domain S-box protein: protein MRKRAFEVYVAIGSSAGGFEALSELVASLPKKTGFFYFLAQHHARGEKTMLAELLGRKSTIEVILVREGMIFKPDILYVLPPELKIIVKHNKLKVVLEDLNLHLPIPSADFLFSELCTLKNSKIIAIVLSGSGFDGTKGMRAVKESDGITIAEFPQEAMFESMPKSAINAKLVDCILSVKDIGSKLAKLSSAFSNGTYISQEIPFDLIVKILHKEKQLDLFKYKEETIKRRIEKRMKILNFATIEEYSHYLKANDKEIDILNQEVLIGVTEFFRGAESFESLKNYMKKQLLLKAEYSEYRLWSVACSSGEEAYSLAILANEVSKELGKKLHIKIFATDIDDMALEKARIGEYKESALKYVEKKLIEKYFIKSEYGYRVVKTLRDQIIFAHHNFLNNPPFINMDLISCRNVLIYLKSSTQSDVFSIFHYSLKNDGLLFLGSSESTLSSIDLFVTLDSKYRIYEKKAQDKQTKFQIEIVNQHPKKLLSSGEESMQKLINPTEIEKHLHDDLFDYFSNGCLIIDHDYNIVYKKGNISYLNFSDGILSLNIFNNIDKGLHYHMRIVLNRVLVSNMREESKFIQLESSKDEKFVKIIAQPFFVSSQKCMILITFQEIELEEFLLNGTILPSFSENTIISTLSSQVSEARNEIQNISDELLFSKQNMSMINAELQDSNEKLQSTVEELETSSEELQSSNEELLASLSSNRELQNKLSLILESSIDGIVGLDIHSRHIFVNDKAAKMLGYSAEYLIGKSSHGMWHHTKPDGSYYPEEECPIVRTLSSGESARGEELFWRKGGTSFPVEFVRSPIVEDGKITGAVISFHDISEKKALEAQVKNEHEQMLLYLEVSGLIIIILDKNANVVSVNNAGSKLLGLSKDELVGLNWFDNFIDKQICSEVKQVFNDMINEKISSTSHYINKILDINKNERLISWNNAKYKDENGNIIGVIAIGNDITQEEFLTEELKISNLKYEQTFKTAQIGIAHVGLDGSWLDVNDYLCKLIGYSKDELLKLTFQDITYADDLAKDLAYVRKLLENKLDSYHIEKRYIRKDGNIIWVNLSVILLRDSSDKPLYFISIIQDISQIKLLMLELESKKNELENVIRFAPNPIMLYDEEGTILLINEAFEEITGYTIKEMATIEAWNERALGTGESLNLLDVDQLFKNNIRVDKGAKTIITKGGKELIWIFSLAPLGDVYGGKRVVISSAMDITEIQRKEELMLAQSRQAAMGDMIGMIAHQWRQPLSIISMVANNLRVNLELNEEISSLEIYKLTDVLNEQTQYLSHTIDDFRTFFKPEKAKEKVSLCKIYEKLDSMMQKILENNQITMIFINDCNIEFYTYPNELIQVMINLVNNAKDAIKERNIKDAKIQINTSFKENLLTIAISDNAGGIDKSVIDKLGEPYVTTKSANGTGLGIYMSLIIIEKHFGGSMNWKNINNGSCFTIELPMSNCGKEI, encoded by the coding sequence ATGAGAAAGAGAGCTTTTGAAGTTTATGTAGCTATCGGGTCAAGTGCCGGCGGTTTTGAGGCATTGTCTGAATTGGTTGCTTCATTGCCAAAAAAAACAGGTTTTTTTTATTTTTTGGCACAACATCATGCCCGCGGCGAAAAAACTATGCTTGCAGAACTTCTTGGACGAAAGAGTACTATTGAAGTTATTCTTGTTCGAGAGGGAATGATTTTTAAACCTGATATTTTATATGTTCTTCCCCCGGAATTGAAAATTATCGTCAAACATAATAAATTAAAAGTGGTCTTAGAAGATCTAAATCTACATCTGCCTATTCCAAGCGCAGATTTTTTATTTAGTGAACTTTGCACTCTTAAAAATTCAAAAATTATTGCTATTGTACTCTCAGGTTCCGGCTTTGACGGTACAAAAGGGATGCGTGCAGTTAAAGAATCAGACGGTATAACAATCGCTGAATTTCCGCAAGAAGCTATGTTTGAGAGTATGCCAAAAAGTGCTATAAATGCTAAATTGGTCGACTGCATTTTAAGTGTTAAAGATATAGGCTCAAAACTTGCCAAACTCTCATCGGCGTTTAGCAACGGTACATATATTAGTCAAGAAATACCGTTTGATTTGATAGTAAAAATTTTGCATAAAGAAAAACAGTTAGATTTGTTTAAATACAAAGAAGAAACTATCAAACGCCGCATAGAAAAGCGTATGAAAATTTTAAATTTTGCGACTATCGAAGAGTACTCACACTACTTAAAAGCCAATGATAAAGAGATTGACATACTTAACCAAGAAGTTCTGATAGGAGTAACCGAGTTTTTTCGCGGGGCCGAATCTTTTGAATCTCTCAAAAATTATATGAAAAAGCAGCTGCTTCTTAAAGCAGAGTATAGCGAATATCGTTTATGGAGCGTTGCCTGTTCAAGCGGCGAAGAAGCTTACTCTCTCGCAATATTGGCAAACGAGGTTTCTAAAGAGCTTGGCAAAAAGTTGCATATTAAAATATTTGCCACGGATATAGATGATATGGCACTTGAGAAGGCTAGAATCGGCGAATATAAAGAGAGTGCTTTAAAATATGTAGAAAAAAAGTTGATTGAAAAATATTTTATAAAATCCGAATACGGTTATAGAGTCGTAAAGACGCTTCGTGATCAGATTATATTTGCTCATCACAACTTTTTAAATAACCCGCCGTTTATAAATATGGATCTCATTAGTTGCAGAAATGTTTTGATATATCTCAAATCTTCCACGCAAAGCGATGTTTTTTCCATTTTTCACTATTCCTTAAAAAATGACGGATTGCTTTTTTTAGGATCTTCGGAATCTACACTAAGCAGTATAGATCTTTTTGTTACGCTAGATAGCAAATATAGAATTTATGAAAAAAAAGCACAAGATAAACAGACTAAATTTCAAATAGAGATTGTAAATCAACATCCAAAAAAACTACTAAGTTCGGGAGAAGAGAGTATGCAAAAATTAATAAATCCTACAGAGATAGAAAAACATCTTCATGATGATTTGTTTGATTATTTTAGCAACGGCTGTTTAATTATAGATCATGATTACAATATAGTTTATAAGAAGGGAAATATCTCTTATCTGAATTTTTCAGATGGAATTTTGAGTTTAAATATTTTTAACAACATCGATAAAGGTCTTCACTATCATATGAGAATAGTTCTAAATCGTGTATTGGTTTCAAATATGAGGGAGGAGAGTAAATTTATTCAGCTTGAATCTTCTAAAGATGAAAAATTTGTTAAAATAATCGCACAGCCTTTTTTTGTATCTTCGCAAAAGTGTATGATTCTAATAACTTTTCAAGAGATAGAATTGGAAGAGTTCCTTTTAAACGGAACTATTTTGCCGTCTTTTAGTGAAAATACGATTATATCCACACTCTCTTCTCAGGTTTCAGAAGCACGCAATGAGATACAAAATATTTCTGATGAACTGCTTTTTTCAAAACAAAATATGTCAATGATAAATGCGGAACTTCAAGACTCAAACGAAAAACTCCAATCTACGGTTGAAGAACTTGAAACATCAAGCGAAGAGCTGCAATCTTCAAACGAAGAGCTTTTAGCTTCGCTTTCGTCAAACAGGGAACTTCAAAATAAACTCTCTCTTATTTTAGAATCATCTATAGACGGAATAGTCGGTTTAGATATTCACTCCCGCCATATTTTTGTAAATGACAAGGCAGCCAAAATGCTTGGCTACTCCGCAGAATATCTTATCGGCAAAAGCAGTCACGGTATGTGGCACCACACAAAACCGGACGGTTCTTATTATCCTGAAGAGGAGTGTCCTATAGTCCGCACTTTATCCAGCGGCGAATCAGCCCGAGGAGAAGAGCTGTTTTGGCGCAAAGGCGGTACCTCTTTTCCTGTTGAGTTTGTTCGCAGCCCTATCGTAGAGGATGGAAAAATCACGGGTGCGGTTATCAGTTTTCACGATATCAGTGAGAAAAAAGCACTTGAGGCGCAGGTAAAGAATGAACATGAGCAGATGCTTTTGTATCTTGAAGTCTCAGGATTGATAATTATCATTTTAGATAAAAATGCAAATGTGGTGAGTGTAAACAATGCAGGAAGCAAACTTCTTGGACTTAGCAAAGATGAGTTAGTCGGTCTTAACTGGTTTGATAACTTTATTGACAAGCAGATTTGTTCTGAAGTAAAACAAGTTTTTAATGATATGATAAATGAAAAAATAAGTTCAACCTCACATTATATAAATAAAATTTTAGACATCAATAAAAATGAACGCCTAATTTCATGGAACAATGCCAAGTATAAAGATGAAAACGGCAATATTATCGGTGTTATAGCCATCGGGAACGATATAACGCAAGAGGAGTTTTTAACGGAAGAGCTTAAAATCAGCAACCTCAAATATGAACAAACATTTAAAACTGCACAAATCGGTATAGCACATGTAGGACTTGACGGTTCTTGGCTTGATGTAAATGATTATCTGTGCAAACTTATCGGATATTCAAAGGACGAGTTGTTAAAACTTACATTTCAGGATATTACTTATGCCGATGATTTGGCTAAAGATTTGGCTTATGTTCGTAAGCTTTTAGAAAATAAACTAGATTCATATCATATTGAAAAACGATATATCCGTAAAGACGGAAATATCATCTGGGTTAACCTTTCCGTTATCTTACTGCGTGATAGTTCGGATAAGCCTCTCTATTTTATTTCAATTATTCAAGACATTTCGCAAATCAAACTATTGATGCTTGAACTTGAATCGAAAAAGAATGAGCTTGAAAATGTCATTCGTTTTGCACCTAATCCGATTATGCTTTATGACGAAGAGGGAACGATATTGCTCATAAACGAGGCATTTGAGGAGATAACGGGATATACGATTAAAGAGATGGCTACTATCGAAGCGTGGAATGAGAGAGCACTAGGCACAGGGGAGAGTTTAAATCTTTTAGATGTGGATCAGCTTTTTAAAAATAATATTCGTGTAGACAAGGGTGCAAAAACTATCATTACCAAAGGCGGCAAAGAACTTATTTGGATATTTTCTTTAGCGCCGCTTGGAGATGTTTACGGCGGTAAAAGGGTTGTTATTTCTTCTGCAATGGATATTACGGAGATTCAAAGAAAAGAGGAATTGATGCTTGCTCAGTCCCGTCAGGCGGCGATGGGAGATATGATAGGAATGATAGCGCATCAATGGCGTCAGCCTTTGAGCATTATATCTATGGTTGCAAATAATCTAAGAGTAAATTTAGAGCTTAACGAAGAGATTTCATCATTGGAAATTTATAAATTAACGGATGTGTTAAATGAACAAACGCAGTATTTGAGTCATACTATTGATGATTTTAGAACATTCTTTAAGCCTGAGAAAGCAAAAGAAAAAGTTTCTCTGTGTAAAATTTATGAGAAACTTGACAGTATGATGCAAAAAATACTTGAAAACAATCAAATTACTATGATATTTATAAATGATTGCAATATTGAGTTTTACACTTATCCAAATGAACTTATACAGGTTATGATTAACTTGGTAAACAATGCCAAAGATGCAATAAAAGAGCGCAATATAAAAGATGCAAAAATTCAAATCAACACTTCTTTTAAAGAAAATTTGCTTACAATTGCTATCAGTGACAATGCAGGCGGAATCGACAAATCCGTTATCGATAAGTTGGGCGAACCTTATGTTACGACAAAAAGCGCTAACGGAACAGGGCTTGGAATTTATATGTCATTGATAATTATAGAAAAACATTTCGGCGGAAGTATGAACTGGAAAAATATTAATAACGGAAGTTGTTTTACAATTGAATTGCCTATGTCAAACTGTGGAAAAGAGATATAA
- a CDS encoding HD domain-containing phosphohydrolase, translated as MICVKELKDLCSKLSVLYVEDDGGLRDMVTDYLKKLFLNVKAAENGEIGLCEFKKSSFDLVITDIQMPCMNGIEMIEAIKNDSPEQEIIILTAFSESSYFMDAIRLDVSGYIIKPIDFDKINTTLFRVTNKIIAMKENRLYKQELERLVQEEVKKNKILEDEKIYNYEQTLIALVKMIERRDTYTGGHSERVAKYCKAIAMEMGCTLEECDLIYRAGILHDIGKIVTPDTILLKPGKLEGNEYGLIQEHVTAGKQMLEKIPMYKELASIIGSHHERYDGGGYPERLKGDEIGFLSRIMIIADAFDAMTTNRIYKPRLSQAEALAEIVANSAKQFDPIVAKFAVEALKKIEVDTNSTQMPHGKIEEERFSYFYKDQITGLYNQTYLDLVLVQNSNSKIYKIINFISIHNFSHFNQSNGWQEGDILLNSIGAYLLQKFGDYLIFRFEGDDFIIISDKQVGIDISNIEELLLKAHPILNISFDTFNIEAKEIFTLSKFQKVLKHRNKGLCK; from the coding sequence ATGATTTGTGTTAAAGAACTTAAAGATCTTTGCTCAAAACTTAGTGTTTTATATGTGGAAGATGACGGCGGACTGCGGGATATGGTCACTGATTATCTTAAAAAACTGTTTTTAAATGTCAAAGCGGCAGAAAACGGGGAGATTGGTTTATGTGAGTTTAAAAAGAGTTCTTTTGATTTAGTAATTACCGATATACAAATGCCGTGTATGAACGGTATAGAGATGATAGAAGCGATTAAAAATGACTCTCCTGAACAAGAAATTATAATCCTTACCGCATTCTCCGAATCATCTTACTTTATGGATGCCATCAGACTTGATGTGAGCGGATATATCATAAAACCTATAGATTTTGATAAAATAAATACTACTCTTTTCCGTGTTACAAATAAAATTATAGCAATGAAAGAAAACAGGCTCTATAAACAAGAATTGGAGAGATTGGTTCAAGAAGAGGTCAAAAAAAATAAAATTTTAGAAGATGAAAAAATTTACAATTATGAGCAGACACTTATAGCTCTTGTTAAAATGATAGAACGAAGAGACACATATACGGGCGGACACTCCGAGAGGGTAGCCAAATATTGTAAAGCTATTGCTATGGAGATGGGATGTACACTTGAAGAGTGCGACTTAATATATAGAGCCGGTATCTTGCACGATATCGGTAAAATCGTCACTCCCGATACCATTTTGCTAAAGCCGGGAAAGCTTGAAGGAAATGAGTACGGACTAATTCAAGAGCATGTAACGGCGGGAAAACAGATGTTAGAAAAAATTCCTATGTACAAAGAACTGGCGTCCATCATAGGCTCGCACCATGAAAGATATGACGGAGGCGGTTATCCTGAGAGATTAAAGGGAGATGAAATCGGGTTTTTATCAAGAATAATGATAATTGCCGATGCATTTGACGCAATGACGACAAACCGCATTTATAAACCTCGTTTGAGTCAGGCAGAAGCTTTGGCAGAGATTGTCGCAAACAGCGCCAAGCAGTTTGATCCGATAGTAGCAAAGTTTGCCGTAGAGGCTTTAAAAAAGATTGAAGTAGATACAAACAGTACACAAATGCCGCATGGGAAAATAGAAGAAGAGCGTTTTTCATATTTTTATAAAGATCAAATTACGGGGCTTTACAATCAGACATATTTGGATCTGGTTTTAGTTCAAAACAGTAACTCTAAAATTTATAAAATAATAAATTTTATCAGTATTCATAATTTTAGCCATTTTAACCAGAGCAACGGGTGGCAGGAGGGAGATATTTTACTAAATTCCATCGGAGCATATCTTTTACAAAAATTTGGAGATTATTTGATTTTCCGTTTTGAAGGAGACGATTTTATTATTATTTCCGACAAACAAGTAGGGATAGATATATCAAATATAGAAGAGCTATTACTAAAAGCCCATCCTATACTTAATATATCTTTTGATACTTTTAATATAGAAGCAAAAGAGATATTTACTTTATCAAAATTTCAAAAAGTGCTTAAACATAGAAATAAAGGTTTATGTAAATAA
- a CDS encoding HAMP domain-containing sensor histidine kinase has translation MSTITPDELNLLIEQTYKVEKEFNELKASYAHLQDTIEKVVEFLPNAIWILDEEGNVFLQNSQAKSLGKLFELLKSKNNDYEVEFNSKSYLIKSSSYKNKVMLSATDITEQKRKENLATMGQMAAHLSHEIRNPIGSISLLSSTLKKRVLPENVAIVEEIQKSIYKIERIIKATLMFSKGVCAHKTPFMWSELEDALRMVIGYYGYTKEIKFIFPQQKFILNGDRDLLEMLFSNFLINAIDAIELDENDDGTVEIVYKKDDKFHKFYIYDTGVMIENKKELFEAFKSTKVKGNGLGLVLSRQIAEAHGGSVEFLSTKRKGFEIKLAS, from the coding sequence ATGTCTACTATAACGCCCGATGAATTAAATCTTTTAATAGAACAGACCTATAAGGTTGAAAAAGAGTTCAATGAACTAAAAGCCTCTTATGCGCATCTGCAAGATACTATAGAGAAAGTTGTGGAATTTCTGCCAAACGCTATCTGGATTTTGGATGAAGAGGGTAATGTTTTTTTACAAAATTCACAGGCAAAATCATTGGGCAAACTATTTGAACTTTTAAAATCCAAAAATAATGATTACGAAGTTGAATTTAACTCTAAATCATATCTTATAAAAAGTTCATCCTATAAAAACAAAGTAATGCTCAGTGCCACGGATATAACCGAACAAAAAAGAAAAGAAAATCTGGCAACAATGGGGCAGATGGCGGCACATCTCTCTCATGAGATACGAAATCCTATCGGCTCTATCTCGCTTCTTAGTTCAACGCTTAAAAAAAGAGTTCTTCCCGAAAATGTCGCCATAGTCGAAGAGATACAAAAATCTATTTATAAAATTGAGCGGATTATAAAAGCTACGCTAATGTTCAGCAAGGGCGTATGCGCCCATAAAACCCCGTTTATGTGGAGTGAGCTTGAGGATGCGCTAAGAATGGTCATAGGCTATTACGGCTATACAAAAGAGATAAAATTTATATTCCCACAGCAAAAATTTATACTAAACGGTGATAGAGATTTGCTTGAGATGCTGTTTTCTAACTTTTTAATAAATGCTATCGATGCGATAGAACTTGATGAAAATGATGACGGAACGGTTGAGATTGTATATAAAAAAGATGATAAGTTTCATAAATTTTATATCTATGATACGGGTGTTATGATTGAGAATAAAAAAGAGCTTTTTGAAGCGTTTAAGAGTACAAAAGTCAAAGGGAATGGGCTTGGACTCGTACTCTCAAGGCAGATTGCCGAAGCTCACGGCGGAAGTGTCGAATTTTTAAGCACAAAAAGAAAAGGTTTTGAGATAAAATTAGCGTCTTAA
- a CDS encoding M18 family aminopeptidase, giving the protein MNKQDFNDGFLGFLDASPTPFHATQNMVGMFANAGFIRLYEEQKWALEQGGKYFVTRNDSSVIAFTYPKSKNYVMVGAHTDSPNLRLKPNPVIKEHGVVKFGVEPYGGLLFNTWFDRDLSLAGRVSYLDSSNMIKDALVDAKKAVAIIPSLAIHLDDNANKDKTVNAQTDIIPILSTSSEFNLDEFLKELLKQSGVENVKELYANELSFYDTQKASFVGLNDDFIASARIDNLLSCYVGMLCICSVDESKPMLFIASDHEEVGSESTSGAGGSFLENTLCRVFSDYEEYMLLIRTSVMISADNAHAIHPNFPSKHDSNHAPHINRGSVVKVNANQRYASNSKTISRFMNVASSLNEPIQTFVTRSDMRCGSTIGPITATRLGIETLDVGVPTYAMHSVRELCGSDDAYSLYKIILGLSD; this is encoded by the coding sequence ATGAATAAACAAGATTTTAACGATGGATTTTTAGGGTTTTTAGATGCTTCGCCCACGCCTTTTCATGCAACGCAAAATATGGTCGGGATGTTTGCCAATGCAGGGTTTATCAGGCTTTATGAAGAGCAAAAATGGGCGTTGGAGCAGGGAGGGAAGTATTTTGTTACCCGCAACGACTCTTCCGTAATCGCTTTTACATATCCTAAGAGCAAAAATTATGTGATGGTAGGTGCGCATACGGATTCGCCAAATCTTAGACTAAAACCAAATCCCGTGATAAAAGAGCACGGAGTTGTGAAGTTTGGGGTTGAACCTTATGGCGGTTTGCTGTTTAACACTTGGTTTGACAGAGATTTATCTTTAGCAGGGCGAGTCTCTTACTTGGATTCTAGTAACATGATAAAAGATGCTTTGGTTGATGCCAAAAAAGCCGTTGCAATAATCCCATCTCTTGCAATCCATCTCGATGACAATGCAAATAAAGATAAAACCGTAAATGCGCAAACGGACATTATTCCGATTTTATCAACTTCTAGCGAGTTTAATCTTGACGAGTTTTTAAAAGAGCTCTTAAAGCAAAGCGGCGTAGAGAATGTAAAAGAGCTTTATGCAAACGAGCTTAGTTTTTATGATACGCAAAAGGCATCTTTTGTAGGTTTAAATGACGACTTTATTGCAAGTGCCAGAATCGATAATCTTCTTAGCTGCTATGTCGGTATGCTCTGTATCTGCAGCGTAGATGAGAGCAAACCTATGCTTTTTATTGCAAGTGACCATGAAGAGGTCGGGAGCGAATCAACTTCGGGTGCGGGTGGGAGTTTTTTAGAAAATACGCTTTGCAGAGTGTTTAGCGATTATGAGGAGTATATGCTTCTTATCCGCACATCCGTAATGATTTCAGCAGATAACGCACATGCAATCCACCCCAATTTTCCCTCAAAACATGACTCAAATCACGCTCCGCACATAAATAGAGGAAGTGTCGTAAAAGTCAATGCAAATCAGCGTTACGCGTCAAACTCAAAAACTATTTCAAGATTTATGAATGTTGCATCATCTTTAAATGAGCCTATTCAGACATTTGTAACAAGAAGCGATATGAGATGCGGATCAACCATCGGTCCCATCACTGCAACGAGACTCGGTATCGAGACTTTGGATGTAGGAGTTCCTACTTATGCTATGCACTCGGTGCGAGAACTTTGCGGGAGCGACGATGCTTACTCTCTTTATAAAATTATTTTAGGACTTAGCGACTGA
- a CDS encoding DUF167 family protein, producing MKAKNLAHVFYEWQGDVLVINILGTPAAKRDAIGKVKGNQLKVSVKAQPVAGKATDYMVNFLAKEFGISTSNFEVVYGRESIHKQLRIKAPKKLPKIIDFIT from the coding sequence ATGAAAGCAAAAAATTTAGCCCATGTTTTTTATGAGTGGCAAGGCGATGTGCTGGTTATCAATATCTTAGGAACTCCTGCCGCAAAACGGGATGCTATCGGAAAGGTAAAGGGCAATCAGCTAAAAGTAAGCGTAAAAGCACAGCCTGTAGCGGGAAAGGCGACGGACTATATGGTCAATTTTTTGGCAAAAGAGTTTGGTATAAGCACATCCAACTTTGAGGTTGTTTACGGACGAGAAAGTATCCATAAACAACTTCGCATAAAAGCACCGAAAAAACTACCAAAAATAATAGACTTTATAACCTAA